Genomic segment of Umezawaea sp. Da 62-37:
CGCCGACATCAGCGGCGTGTCCACCGCGGCGGGAGCGCTGCTCCAGCAGTGGCCGCAGACCGGCGGGCTCAACCAGCAGTTCGACTTCGTCGACGCGGGCGACGGCCACCACCGGATCAGGGCCCGGCACAGCGGACTGGTGCTCCAGGCCGCGAGTGCGAGCACCGGCGCGGACATCACCCAGCAGCCGAGCGCCGACACCACGGGCCAGCACTGGCGCGTGGTCGACCAGGGCGGTGGCGTCGTCAGCCTGGTCAACCGCCTCAGCGGCCTCGCGCTGGACGTGTGGAGCGCGTCGACGGCCGACGGCACCCGGTTCTCCCTGTGGACGGTGACCGGGGCCGACAACCAGCGCTTCCAACTCCAAGCAGTCTGAAGACCGAAGGGACAACGATGTTCCAACACCACACCGCCCGGCGCAGGTCCCTGCTCGCGCTGGCCGCCGCCACGACCGCTCTCCTGCTGGGTGCGGCGGGCATCGCGTTCGGCGGCCCGGCCGCGCCCGCCTCCCAGGGCGTGGGCACGGCCGCCGCCACCGCCGGGTGCGGCAAGGCGCCCACGCTGGCGAGCGGCCAGCACACCATCAGCAGCGGCGGCCAGAACCGCTCGTACATCCTGCGGCTGCCGCCCAACTACGACAGCAGCCGCCAGTACCGGCTGTTCGTGGGTTTCCACTGGCGGGGCGGCACCGCCAACGACGTCGACTCCGGTGGGACCGACGGCTACAACTGGTCCTACTACGGGCTGCGCAAGCTCGCCGACGGCGCGAACAACGGCACGATCTTCGTGGCCCCGCAGGGCAACGACAACGGCTGGGCCAACCCCGGCGGCAAGGACCTGACCTTCGTCGACGACCTGCTCAAGCAACTGGAAGCGGGGCTGTGCGTCGACACGACGCAGCGCTTCGCGGGTGGGTTCAGCTACGGCGGTGGCATGTCCTACGAGATCGCCTGCGCCCGCGCCACCGTGTTCCGCGCGGTGATCGCCTACTCCGGGGCCCAGCTCAGCGGGTGCGACGGCGGCAGCCAGCCCATCGCCTACATGGGCGTGCACGGCGTCAGCGACAACGTGCTCAACATCTCCCAGGGTCGCGGACTGCGGGACAGGTTCGTGCGCAACAACGGCTGCACGGCCCAGAACGCCCCCGAACCGGCCGCGGGCAGCCGCACGCACATCATCACCACCTACAGCGGCTGCCGTGCGGGCTACCCGGTGGTGTGGGCGGCGTTCGACGGCGGGCACACCCCCGGCCCGATCGACTCCGGCGGTGACGGCTGGCGCACCTGGACCTCGGGTGAGGTGTGGAAGTTCATCACCCAGTTGGGCAGCGACGGCGGTCCCACGACCACTACGACGACGACCACCACCACGACCACGACGCCGCAGCAGCCCGGTG
This window contains:
- a CDS encoding cellulose binding domain-containing protein; protein product: MFQHHTARRRSLLALAAATTALLLGAAGIAFGGPAAPASQGVGTAAATAGCGKAPTLASGQHTISSGGQNRSYILRLPPNYDSSRQYRLFVGFHWRGGTANDVDSGGTDGYNWSYYGLRKLADGANNGTIFVAPQGNDNGWANPGGKDLTFVDDLLKQLEAGLCVDTTQRFAGGFSYGGGMSYEIACARATVFRAVIAYSGAQLSGCDGGSQPIAYMGVHGVSDNVLNISQGRGLRDRFVRNNGCTAQNAPEPAAGSRTHIITTYSGCRAGYPVVWAAFDGGHTPGPIDSGGDGWRTWTSGEVWKFITQLGSDGGPTTTTTTTTTTTTTPQQPGDQTCRVGDVISAWNTGLTSNITITNTGTAPISGWSLVFTLPGGQTITSSWNGTFSPSSGQVTARNAAYNADIAPNASVTVGFQANHTGNAAAPTSFALNGQACGTA